DNA sequence from the Ramlibacter agri genome:
AGCAGTTCGCGCACTTCCATTTCGACCAGTTCCAGCAGTTCCGCGTCGTCCACCATGTCGCACTTGTTCATGAACACGATGATGTAGGGCACGCCCACCTGGCGCGCCAGCAGGATGTGCTCGCGCGTCTGGGGCATCGGGCCGTCAGCGGCCGACACCACCAGGATGGCGCCGTCCATCTGGGCGGCACCGGTGATCATGTTCTTCACGTAGTCGGCGTGGCCGGGGCAGTCCACGTGCGCGTAGTGACGGTTCTGCGTCTCGTACTCGACGTGCGCGGTGTTGATCGTGATGCCGCGGGCCTTTTCTTCGGGCGCCGCGTCGATCTGGTCGTAGGCCTTGGCTTCGCCGCCGAACTTGGTCGACAGCACGGTCGTGATCGCCGCCGTCAGGGTCGTCTTGCCGTGGTCCACGTGGCCGATCGTGCCGACGTTGACGTGCGGCTTGGTCCGCTCGAACTTAC
Encoded proteins:
- a CDS encoding GTP-binding protein, with translation MAKGKFERTKPHVNVGTIGHVDHGKTTLTAAITTVLSTKFGGEAKAYDQIDAAPEEKARGITINTAHVEYETQNRHYAHVDCPGHADYVKNMITGAAQMDGAILVVSAADGPMPQTREHILLARQVGVPYIIVFMNKCDMVDDAELLELVEMEVRELL